A stretch of the Microcella sp. genome encodes the following:
- a CDS encoding DUF6049 family protein — MSAVRERGGRRTPLRSVLGVAIALGLALPTVVDAGAPSAATVTEESAELEVLAAPSASGAVREGQPLTVRVTLSNDGEQATGPLDIELRLDGSRVAPADELAAWFEGGEDPAPLLDVGLIAARASIGALAPGASAVLDLSVAGSSALWGGAFGARLAEVLVADGDQLLAVDRTAVVRVPDGTTPGSAATVFVQPLTTPGETAGLLSAETLEALTAEAGVLSRTLSASAGRSVLLAIDPRVIASIRALGEAAPASALDFLDRLATAPNESFVLPWADADPLATIATADVVLPQPEGTGLVTGDQGVDETEATAEPSEAPADDPDESELMTQPVAGLIGVSATLDGVSWPGAEGFSAAALESAAAEGTRVVIAPSSVLESDDAVQRYQGTVLLRTDDALGIAARDAVRAPSQQQFDRAMARVSALLATSAARAPGAPAIIALDREVPRGADRLLDTLAQTISLPWSSAGSTAAAIARPAADAVIIDAPLGEARQMAVVAALDAETADRQFAQIALTPALITDVRRLELLSALSLGWGETSVEALRGFSAQSQALRASVQVVESVPILLLSDRSTLPVTVQNDLDVAVRVFVRVEPDTAQLRVLDSAVEATVEPRSQARVLVPVESLTNGEVDITVTVRDAQNRVLSEPTRVSLNLQAGWETAGVIIVAIAVALLFVVGIARDLRKRGRRAAEKADPDDDASLASESDLS, encoded by the coding sequence ATGTCGGCCGTGCGGGAACGAGGGGGTCGCCGCACCCCTCTCCGCTCGGTACTGGGGGTGGCGATCGCGCTGGGGCTGGCCCTGCCGACGGTCGTGGATGCGGGCGCTCCGAGCGCCGCGACCGTCACGGAAGAGTCTGCTGAACTCGAGGTGCTCGCCGCGCCGAGCGCGAGCGGAGCAGTGCGTGAGGGGCAGCCGCTCACCGTGCGGGTCACTCTGTCGAACGACGGTGAGCAGGCAACCGGGCCGCTCGACATTGAGCTGCGGCTCGACGGTTCGCGTGTCGCCCCTGCTGACGAGCTGGCGGCCTGGTTCGAGGGCGGCGAAGACCCTGCGCCGCTGCTCGATGTCGGGCTGATCGCGGCACGGGCCTCGATCGGCGCGCTGGCGCCCGGGGCGAGTGCCGTGCTCGATCTCTCGGTCGCTGGCTCGAGCGCCTTGTGGGGCGGAGCCTTCGGCGCACGCCTTGCCGAAGTGCTGGTCGCCGACGGCGACCAGTTGCTCGCGGTCGACCGCACGGCGGTCGTACGTGTGCCCGACGGCACGACGCCGGGGTCGGCGGCGACGGTGTTCGTGCAACCGCTGACGACCCCCGGCGAGACGGCGGGGCTTCTCTCGGCAGAGACGCTTGAGGCTCTCACCGCCGAGGCAGGCGTGCTGAGTCGCACGCTGTCGGCGAGCGCCGGCCGATCGGTGCTGCTCGCGATCGACCCGCGCGTGATCGCGTCGATCCGAGCTCTCGGTGAGGCCGCGCCGGCGAGCGCGCTCGACTTTCTCGACCGGCTCGCGACAGCGCCGAACGAGAGCTTCGTGCTGCCCTGGGCCGATGCCGACCCCTTGGCGACGATCGCGACGGCCGACGTCGTGCTGCCGCAGCCCGAGGGAACGGGCCTGGTCACGGGCGATCAGGGCGTCGACGAGACGGAGGCGACTGCAGAGCCCAGTGAGGCTCCCGCCGACGACCCCGACGAGAGCGAGCTCATGACGCAGCCCGTCGCCGGACTGATCGGCGTCAGCGCGACGCTCGACGGCGTCAGCTGGCCCGGCGCCGAGGGGTTCAGCGCCGCAGCACTCGAGTCGGCCGCGGCCGAAGGCACTCGCGTCGTGATCGCGCCCTCGTCGGTGCTCGAGAGCGACGACGCCGTGCAGCGCTATCAGGGCACGGTGTTGCTACGCACCGACGATGCCCTCGGCATCGCCGCCCGCGACGCCGTACGAGCCCCCTCGCAACAGCAGTTCGACCGGGCGATGGCGCGGGTGTCTGCATTGCTGGCGACGAGCGCCGCGCGTGCGCCGGGAGCCCCGGCGATCATCGCCCTCGACCGCGAAGTGCCTCGCGGCGCCGACCGACTGCTCGACACGCTCGCGCAGACGATCTCGCTGCCGTGGTCATCGGCGGGCTCGACAGCCGCTGCCATCGCTCGACCGGCCGCCGACGCCGTCATCATCGACGCTCCGCTAGGCGAGGCGCGGCAGATGGCCGTGGTCGCTGCGCTCGACGCCGAGACAGCCGACCGCCAGTTCGCGCAGATCGCCCTGACCCCCGCCCTCATCACCGACGTGCGCCGGCTCGAGCTGCTCTCGGCCCTCTCGCTCGGCTGGGGCGAGACCTCGGTCGAGGCGCTGCGCGGCTTCAGCGCTCAGTCGCAGGCTCTGCGAGCATCCGTTCAGGTGGTCGAGAGCGTGCCCATCTTGCTGCTCTCCGACCGTTCGACGCTGCCCGTCACCGTGCAGAACGATCTCGACGTCGCCGTGCGCGTCTTCGTGCGCGTCGAGCCCGATACCGCGCAACTGCGGGTGCTCGACTCAGCCGTCGAGGCGACCGTCGAGCCGCGATCGCAAGCACGAGTGCTCGTGCCGGTCGAATCGCTGACGAACGGCGAGGTCGACATCACCGTGACGGTGCGGGATGCGCAGAACCGCGTGCTCTCAGAGCCCACGCGCGTCTCGCTGAACCTGCAGGCGGGGTGGGAGACGGCGGGCGTGATCATCGTGGCGATCGCTGTCGCGCTGCTGTTCGTGGTCGGCATCGCGCGCGACCTGCGCAAGCGCGGGCGGCGCGCTGCCGAGAAGGCAGACCCCGACGACGACGCGTCGCTCGCGAGCGAGAGCGATCTCTCGTGA
- a CDS encoding CCA tRNA nucleotidyltransferase — MQSVAEAVTRLQALAASEPLATLAERFTAAGHELALVGGPVRDAFLGRPVNDLDFATSAHPDDIVRIVRPIADAHWEIGRAFGTIGARLGDQTVEITTYRSDDYSANSRKPEVHFGDTLDGDLVRRDFTMNALALRLPSLTLVDPSGGLEHLLARRLLTPGGPEQSFGDDPLRMLRAARFAAQLDVEVDPAVIEAMTGMRDRLSIVSAERVRDELVKLLSTERPRPGLELLVDTGIAELVLPELPALRLEVDEHAHHKDVYEHTLTVLEQAIDLERERHPEQPADVVLRLAALLHDIGKPATKKVESGGAVSFHHHDVVGAKLARKRLTALRFDKDTIAAVSRLIELHLRFFGYSDAPWTDSGVRRYVRDAGDELERLHMLTRADVTTRNRRKEARLRGAYDELESRITELAEQEELQAIRPDLDGEQIMALLGVRPGPIVGEAYRFLLEQRLDEGPLGEDEAERRLRDWYAAREE; from the coding sequence ATGCAGAGCGTGGCCGAGGCCGTCACTCGGTTGCAGGCTCTCGCCGCATCCGAGCCTTTGGCGACGCTCGCCGAGCGGTTCACCGCGGCAGGGCACGAGCTCGCGCTCGTCGGCGGACCGGTGCGTGATGCGTTCTTGGGTCGCCCCGTGAACGACCTCGACTTCGCGACCTCCGCGCATCCCGACGACATCGTTCGCATCGTGCGCCCGATCGCCGATGCCCACTGGGAGATCGGCCGGGCGTTCGGCACCATCGGCGCGAGGCTCGGCGACCAGACGGTCGAGATCACGACCTACCGCTCTGACGACTACTCGGCCAATTCGCGCAAGCCCGAGGTGCACTTCGGCGACACGCTCGACGGCGATCTGGTGAGGCGCGACTTCACCATGAACGCCCTCGCGCTGCGCCTGCCGTCCCTCACCCTCGTTGACCCCTCTGGCGGACTCGAGCACCTACTCGCCCGACGGCTGCTCACCCCCGGGGGGCCCGAGCAGTCGTTCGGCGACGACCCGCTGCGCATGCTGCGTGCCGCACGTTTCGCGGCGCAGCTCGACGTCGAGGTCGACCCGGCGGTCATCGAGGCCATGACGGGAATGCGTGACCGGCTGTCGATCGTGTCGGCCGAGCGCGTGCGCGACGAGCTCGTGAAGCTACTCAGCACCGAGAGGCCGCGACCTGGCCTCGAGCTGCTCGTCGACACCGGCATCGCCGAGCTCGTGCTGCCCGAGCTGCCCGCCCTGCGGCTCGAAGTCGACGAGCACGCGCACCACAAAGACGTTTATGAGCACACTCTGACCGTGCTCGAGCAAGCCATCGACCTCGAGCGCGAGCGTCACCCCGAGCAGCCTGCCGATGTCGTGCTGCGCCTCGCGGCGCTGCTGCATGACATCGGCAAACCCGCCACGAAGAAGGTCGAGTCGGGCGGAGCGGTGAGCTTTCACCACCACGATGTCGTCGGCGCGAAGCTCGCCCGCAAGCGACTGACCGCGCTGCGGTTCGATAAAGACACCATCGCCGCGGTCTCGCGACTGATCGAGCTGCATTTGCGGTTCTTCGGCTACAGCGATGCGCCGTGGACCGACTCAGGCGTGCGGCGCTATGTGCGGGATGCTGGCGATGAGCTCGAACGACTTCACATGCTCACCCGTGCCGATGTCACGACGCGCAATCGGCGCAAGGAGGCGCGGCTGCGAGGCGCCTACGACGAGCTCGAAAGCCGCATCACCGAACTGGCCGAGCAGGAAGAGTTGCAGGCCATTCGCCCTGATCTCGACGGCGAGCAGATCATGGCTCTGCTGGGGGTGCGGCCCGGACCGATCGTCGGCGAGGCCTACCGCTTCCTGCTCGAGCAGCGGCTCGATGAGGGCCCGCTCGGCGAGGACGAAGCCGAGCGCCGGCTGCGCGACTGGTACGCCGCGCGCGAGGAGTGA
- the trxB gene encoding thioredoxin-disulfide reductase, producing MRHVIIIGSGPAGYTAAIYAGRANLEPLVIASSVEFGGELMKTTDVENFPGFPEGIMGPDLMTRMQQQAEKFGAEIVYDDVVSLELDGPVKAVTLGNGDRHEAHAIIYATGSAYRKLGLPDEERLSGYGVSWCATCDGAFFRQKTVAVVGGGDSAMEEATFLTRFADKVYVIHRSETLRASAAMVDRASNDPKIEFIFNARVDRIFGTDLVTGVGLVDTVTGVESTLDLQGLFIAIGADPRTHLVHGLLDLTDQGTIAVEGRSSRTSLPGVFAAGDVVDPTYRQAITAAGSGTVAALDAQHYLETIADDVRRTAATV from the coding sequence ATGCGACACGTCATCATCATCGGCTCAGGCCCTGCGGGGTACACCGCAGCGATCTACGCCGGGCGCGCGAACCTCGAGCCGCTCGTCATCGCGAGCTCAGTCGAGTTCGGCGGCGAGCTCATGAAGACCACCGACGTCGAGAACTTTCCGGGCTTCCCCGAGGGCATCATGGGCCCCGACCTCATGACCCGCATGCAGCAGCAGGCCGAGAAGTTCGGCGCCGAGATCGTCTATGACGATGTCGTCTCGCTCGAGCTCGACGGGCCCGTCAAGGCCGTGACGCTCGGCAACGGCGACCGGCACGAAGCCCACGCGATCATCTACGCGACCGGCTCGGCCTACCGCAAGCTCGGGCTGCCCGATGAAGAGCGGTTGAGCGGCTACGGCGTCTCGTGGTGCGCCACGTGCGACGGCGCGTTCTTCCGGCAGAAGACCGTCGCGGTCGTCGGCGGTGGCGACTCGGCCATGGAGGAAGCGACCTTTCTGACTCGTTTCGCCGACAAGGTCTACGTCATTCACCGCAGTGAGACTCTTCGCGCCTCGGCTGCGATGGTTGACCGCGCCTCGAACGACCCGAAGATCGAATTCATCTTCAACGCGCGCGTCGACCGCATCTTCGGCACCGACCTTGTGACGGGCGTCGGCCTTGTTGACACCGTGACGGGCGTCGAGTCGACGCTCGACCTGCAGGGGCTGTTCATCGCGATCGGCGCCGACCCGCGTACGCACCTCGTGCACGGTCTGCTCGACCTGACCGATCAAGGCACGATCGCGGTCGAAGGGCGCTCGTCGCGCACGAGCCTGCCGGGCGTCTTCGCTGCGGGCGATGTCGTCGACCCGACCTACCGCCAGGCGATCACAGCGGCCGGCAGCGGCACCGTGGCCGCCCTCGACGCCCAGCACTACCTCGAGACGATCGCCGACGACGTGCGCCGCACGGCCGCGACCGTCTGA
- the rpsR gene encoding 30S ribosomal protein S18 yields MAGKSSGDRRKPRGGKGAKNAAPAKAIRVGVIDYKDVATLRKFISERGKIRARRITGVSVQEQRLIARAVKNAREMALLPYAGAGR; encoded by the coding sequence ATGGCTGGCAAGAGCAGCGGCGATCGCCGCAAGCCTCGCGGTGGCAAGGGCGCGAAGAACGCTGCCCCCGCGAAAGCAATCCGCGTCGGCGTCATCGACTACAAAGATGTCGCGACGCTGCGCAAGTTCATCTCCGAGCGCGGGAAGATCCGTGCACGCCGCATCACCGGTGTCTCCGTCCAGGAGCAGCGCCTCATCGCCCGCGCCGTCAAGAACGCGCGTGAGATGGCACTGCTCCCCTATGCCGGCGCCGGCCGTTAG
- the rplI gene encoding 50S ribosomal protein L9: MSKLILTQDVTGLGAPGDVVEVKNGYARNYLVPQGLAVAWTRGGEKQIESIKAARAAREHATIEEAQDLKARLEANPVTLVVKAGAEGRLFGSVKTGDVADAVAAAGLGSIDKRLLELVTPVKTVGQYEAILKLRDGIVATITLKVVAAK; encoded by the coding sequence ATGTCGAAGCTCATTCTCACGCAGGATGTCACGGGCCTCGGTGCCCCCGGCGACGTGGTCGAGGTCAAGAACGGCTACGCACGCAACTATCTCGTTCCGCAGGGCCTCGCCGTGGCGTGGACCCGCGGTGGCGAGAAGCAGATCGAGTCGATCAAGGCCGCTCGCGCCGCTCGCGAGCACGCCACGATCGAAGAGGCGCAAGACCTCAAGGCCCGCCTTGAAGCGAACCCCGTCACGCTCGTCGTCAAGGCCGGAGCCGAAGGCCGACTGTTCGGCTCGGTGAAGACCGGAGACGTGGCCGACGCGGTTGCTGCAGCGGGCCTCGGTTCGATCGACAAGCGACTGCTCGAGCTCGTCACGCCCGTCAAGACGGTCGGGCAGTACGAGGCGATCCTCAAGCTGCGCGACGGCATCGTCGCCACGATCACCCTCAAGGTGGTTGCGGCGAAGTAG
- the trxA gene encoding thioredoxin produces MSTRDVTDATFDSEVLQSEKTIMVDFWAEWCGPCRAVSPILDAIASENSDKIEIVKLNVDDNPATAMKYQITSIPAMKVFRGGEVVKTVIGAKPKPALEADLAEFLA; encoded by the coding sequence ATGTCCACGCGCGATGTCACCGATGCCACCTTCGACAGCGAGGTGCTGCAGAGCGAGAAGACGATCATGGTCGACTTCTGGGCAGAGTGGTGCGGCCCGTGCCGCGCCGTCTCGCCGATTCTCGACGCGATCGCGTCAGAGAACAGCGACAAGATCGAGATCGTCAAGCTCAACGTCGACGACAACCCGGCGACGGCGATGAAGTACCAGATCACCTCGATCCCCGCGATGAAGGTGTTCCGCGGAGGCGAGGTCGTCAAGACCGTCATCGGCGCGAAGCCCAAGCCGGCGCTTGAGGCCGACCTGGCCGAGTTCCTGGCGTAA
- a CDS encoding single-stranded DNA-binding protein translates to MAGETIITVVGNLTADPELRYTQSGLAVANFTIASTPRSFDRASNDWKDGEALFLRASVWREFAEHVASSLTKGSRVIAQGRLKQRSYETKEGEKRTAIELEVDEIGPSLRYATAQVTRSQSSGGGGGQMGQRSGAAPVADEPWGAPAGGAAAPASGGDVWNTPGSFSDDTPF, encoded by the coding sequence ATGGCCGGCGAGACGATCATCACCGTCGTCGGCAACCTCACCGCCGACCCTGAACTGCGGTACACGCAGAGCGGGCTCGCCGTCGCGAACTTCACGATCGCCTCGACTCCTCGGTCGTTCGACCGCGCGTCGAACGATTGGAAAGACGGTGAAGCCCTGTTCCTGCGCGCGAGCGTCTGGCGCGAGTTCGCCGAGCACGTCGCGTCGTCGCTGACGAAGGGCTCGCGTGTCATCGCGCAGGGTCGCCTGAAGCAGCGTTCGTACGAGACCAAAGAGGGCGAGAAGCGCACCGCGATCGAGCTCGAGGTCGACGAGATCGGCCCGAGTCTGCGTTACGCGACCGCGCAGGTCACGCGCAGCCAGAGCAGTGGCGGCGGCGGCGGTCAGATGGGCCAGCGCTCCGGCGCCGCACCCGTGGCCGACGAGCCGTGGGGCGCACCGGCCGGCGGAGCTGCTGCTCCCGCCAGCGGCGGCGATGTCTGGAACACGCCTGGGTCGTTCTCGGACGACACTCCCTTCTGA
- the dnaB gene encoding replicative DNA helicase, whose translation MSITHISAAPETRATSDSRGPDRVPPHDLLAEQSALGGMLLSKDAVADVIEVVRGIDFYIPKHEVIFEAIMTLYSHGEPTDVIAVTDELTKGGALGRAGGADYLHTLTAIVPTAANAGYYASLVAEKAVLRRLVEAGTRIVQMGYASEGEVTDLVNNAQAEIYQVAGGVESEDFIPLTEAVTVAIDEIEAAKGRDGSMTGVPTGFADLDELTNGFHGGQLILVAARPALGKSTLALDFARGAAIKHDMPTIIFSLEMGRSEIAMRLLSAEASVPLQSMRKGTVDARDWTTIAQVRGRINDAPLYIDDSPNMTLVEIRAKCRRLKQKVGLKMVVIDYLQLMTSGKRVESRQQEVSEFSRALKLMSKELQVPVVALSQLNRGPEQRADKMPALSDLRESGSLEQDADMVILLHRDNAFEKESARPGEADLIVAKHRNGPTKTITVAFQGHFSRFADMPRI comes from the coding sequence ATGTCGATCACGCACATCTCGGCAGCTCCTGAGACGCGGGCGACCTCCGACTCGCGCGGCCCCGACCGGGTTCCCCCGCACGATCTGCTGGCAGAGCAGAGTGCGCTTGGCGGCATGCTGCTGAGCAAAGACGCCGTCGCCGATGTCATTGAGGTCGTGCGCGGCATCGACTTCTATATTCCGAAGCACGAAGTCATCTTCGAAGCGATCATGACGCTCTACTCGCACGGCGAGCCGACCGACGTCATCGCGGTGACCGACGAGCTCACCAAGGGAGGCGCCCTCGGGCGGGCTGGCGGCGCCGACTACCTGCACACGCTCACCGCGATCGTGCCGACTGCGGCGAACGCGGGGTACTACGCCTCACTCGTGGCCGAGAAGGCCGTGCTGCGCCGGCTCGTCGAGGCCGGCACGCGCATCGTGCAAATGGGCTACGCCTCGGAGGGCGAGGTCACCGACCTCGTGAACAACGCGCAGGCCGAGATCTACCAGGTGGCCGGCGGGGTCGAGTCAGAAGACTTCATCCCGCTCACCGAGGCGGTCACGGTCGCCATCGATGAGATCGAGGCTGCGAAGGGCCGCGACGGTTCGATGACGGGCGTGCCCACGGGCTTCGCTGATCTCGACGAGCTCACGAACGGTTTTCACGGCGGCCAGCTCATTCTCGTGGCGGCGCGGCCCGCGCTGGGCAAGTCGACCCTCGCGCTCGACTTCGCGCGCGGCGCGGCGATCAAGCACGACATGCCCACGATCATCTTCTCGCTCGAGATGGGCCGCAGCGAGATCGCGATGCGCCTGCTCTCGGCCGAGGCCTCCGTTCCGCTGCAGTCGATGCGCAAGGGCACCGTCGACGCCCGCGATTGGACGACGATCGCCCAGGTGCGCGGGCGCATCAACGATGCACCGCTCTACATCGACGACAGCCCGAACATGACGCTCGTCGAGATTCGCGCCAAGTGTCGGCGGCTCAAGCAGAAAGTCGGCCTGAAGATGGTCGTCATCGACTACCTGCAGCTCATGACGAGCGGCAAGCGCGTCGAGAGTCGGCAGCAAGAGGTCAGCGAGTTCTCGCGGGCTCTCAAGCTCATGTCGAAAGAACTGCAGGTTCCGGTCGTCGCCCTCTCGCAGCTCAACCGTGGTCCCGAGCAGCGAGCCGACAAGATGCCGGCGCTGAGCGACCTTCGCGAGTCGGGCTCGCTCGAACAAGACGCTGACATGGTCATCTTGTTGCACCGCGACAATGCCTTCGAGAAAGAGAGCGCCCGCCCGGGCGAGGCCGACCTCATCGTCGCGAAGCACCGCAACGGCCCGACCAAGACCATCACCGTCGCCTTCCAGGGTCACTTCTCGCGCTTCGCCGACATGCCCCGCATCTAG
- the rpsF gene encoding 30S ribosomal protein S6 — translation MHQYELMVILDPEIDERTVAPSLDKFLGVIRNDGGTIENVDIWGRRRLAYEINKKNEGIYAVVNFSATPAATQELDRQLKLSEAVMRTKVLRTEEAVARAASIEAENAARAEAKAARATVAAGKAAAAAKAAE, via the coding sequence ATGCATCAGTACGAATTGATGGTCATTCTCGACCCGGAGATCGATGAGCGCACTGTCGCTCCGAGCCTGGACAAGTTCCTTGGCGTGATCCGGAACGACGGCGGCACCATCGAGAACGTCGACATCTGGGGCCGGCGCCGGCTCGCGTACGAGATCAACAAGAAGAACGAGGGCATCTACGCCGTCGTCAACTTCTCGGCGACTCCGGCCGCGACGCAAGAGCTCGACCGTCAGCTGAAGCTCAGCGAAGCAGTCATGCGCACGAAGGTGCTCCGCACCGAAGAGGCCGTGGCACGCGCTGCGTCGATCGAGGCCGAGAACGCTGCTCGCGCCGAGGCGAAGGCCGCTCGCGCGACTGTTGCCGCCGGAAAGGCTGCCGCCGCCGCGAAAGCTGCGGAGTAG
- the murJ gene encoding murein biosynthesis integral membrane protein MurJ yields the protein MSAPAVAGNGGIGRASMMLASGTIVSRLLGFVSAVVLAQTIGTVGAGADAFALANQLPNNIYAIVAGGVLSAVLVPQIVKAGLNDDGGTRFVNKLVTLGVVIFLAAAVIATLAAPLLVALYAQQAGDSGRGFSDDELALAVAFAYWCLPQVLFYALYALLGEVLNARKVFGPFTWAPALNNVVTIAGLVAFTLLFSADVTDATAWTPAMISVLAGSATLGIAAQALVLTFFWRRAGLRYRPDFRWRGVGLRDTGRAAGWVFGMVIVTQLAGIVQANVASLAAAGDDPSLAVLRFSWLIFMLPHSVVTVSLATAYFTRMSAHARDGDRVAVRADVSESLRRILMIMVLAAVGLLVVAAPFARLFGSNQAVVDAMALVISAYVLGLIPFTVLFVVQRVFYALNDTRTPFVIQVVQALVFVGGALLVSMAPTPLIAIGLALVTSFAGTVQCLLGVALLRRRLQGIGGRAIMRRLGQYALASIPAALVGVLLGWALGAYDPAGAARASEWAAGSTMVLIAIVMTLVYGGALRAMRIPELAAITDPVMRRLRRGR from the coding sequence GTGAGCGCGCCCGCCGTCGCCGGCAACGGGGGTATCGGCCGAGCGAGCATGATGCTCGCCTCGGGCACGATCGTCTCGCGACTGCTGGGCTTCGTGAGCGCTGTCGTGCTCGCGCAGACGATCGGCACGGTCGGCGCCGGTGCCGACGCTTTCGCGCTCGCGAACCAGTTGCCCAACAACATCTACGCGATCGTCGCGGGCGGTGTGCTCAGCGCCGTGCTCGTGCCGCAGATCGTGAAGGCCGGGCTCAACGACGACGGCGGAACGCGGTTCGTCAACAAGCTCGTCACCCTGGGTGTCGTCATCTTTCTCGCGGCAGCCGTCATCGCCACGCTCGCAGCCCCGCTGCTGGTGGCCCTCTATGCGCAGCAGGCGGGCGACAGCGGCCGGGGCTTCTCCGACGATGAACTCGCCCTCGCCGTGGCGTTTGCCTACTGGTGCCTGCCGCAAGTGCTCTTCTACGCGCTCTATGCCCTGCTCGGCGAAGTGCTCAACGCCCGCAAGGTCTTCGGCCCCTTCACCTGGGCGCCCGCGCTCAACAACGTCGTGACGATCGCGGGACTCGTCGCGTTCACGCTGCTCTTCTCCGCCGACGTCACCGACGCCACCGCGTGGACCCCGGCGATGATCAGCGTGCTCGCCGGCTCGGCGACCCTCGGCATCGCGGCTCAAGCCCTCGTGCTGACCTTCTTCTGGCGCCGCGCGGGCCTGCGCTACCGCCCCGACTTCCGCTGGCGCGGGGTGGGCCTGCGCGACACGGGCCGCGCCGCGGGCTGGGTGTTCGGCATGGTGATCGTGACGCAACTCGCGGGCATCGTGCAGGCGAACGTCGCTTCGCTCGCGGCCGCCGGCGACGACCCCTCGCTCGCGGTGCTGCGATTCTCATGGCTCATCTTCATGCTGCCGCACTCGGTCGTCACCGTCTCGCTCGCCACCGCGTACTTCACGCGCATGAGTGCGCACGCCCGCGACGGTGATCGCGTCGCGGTGCGCGCCGACGTCAGCGAGTCGCTACGGCGCATCCTCATGATCATGGTGCTCGCCGCCGTGGGCCTGCTCGTCGTCGCCGCGCCCTTCGCCCGTCTCTTCGGCAGCAACCAGGCGGTCGTCGATGCGATGGCGCTCGTGATCTCGGCCTACGTGCTTGGCCTGATCCCGTTCACGGTGCTGTTCGTGGTGCAGCGCGTGTTCTACGCCCTGAACGACACACGAACGCCCTTCGTCATCCAGGTCGTGCAGGCCCTCGTCTTCGTCGGCGGGGCGCTGCTCGTGTCGATGGCTCCGACGCCGCTCATCGCAATCGGCCTGGCGCTCGTCACCTCGTTCGCGGGCACCGTACAGTGCCTGCTCGGCGTGGCCCTGCTCCGTCGACGCCTGCAGGGCATCGGCGGCCGCGCGATCATGCGCCGCCTCGGGCAATACGCTCTCGCGTCGATTCCCGCAGCGCTCGTCGGGGTGCTGCTGGGCTGGGCACTCGGCGCCTACGACCCGGCCGGCGCGGCGCGAGCGAGCGAGTGGGCCGCCGGCAGCACGATGGTGCTCATCGCGATCGTGATGACGCTCGTCTATGGCGGGGCCCTGCGGGCGATGCGCATCCCCGAGCTCGCGGCGATCACCGACCCCGTGATGCGTCGGCTGCGTCGCGGGCGCTGA